The window TATTTCTGGGGGCTGGAACATTGCCTTCGCGAGCCTGAAGTCCTTGGGGAGTGCAGGCAAAAATAAAATGTCCCACGGGTTTTCGATAAACCCCGGCTCTACTTCTTCTTACCCAACATCAAATGCGAAAACACCGCATGCAAATCATCCGAGGCGCCCTCGTCGTCCAGGTTGAGCTTGCTGTCGATGTGATCCATGTGATGCATCATCAGCTCCACCGCGAGCCTGGCATCCCGGGCTTCGATCGCGTCGATCAGGCGGTTATGTTCATCCCAGGAACAGTGCGACCTGTTTCCGCTTTCATACTGGGCAATGATCAATGAGGTTTGCGACACAAGGCTGCGCTGAAAGCTGATCAGCGGCGCGTTGTTGGCCGCCACCGCCAACTGCAGATGAAACTCCCCCGACAGGCGAATACCCGCGCCCCGGTCGCCCCTGGCAAAGCTGTCACGCTCCTCGCTGACCATCTGGCGCAACCCGGCCAGTTGCTCTGCGGTGGCATGCTCGACGGCCAACTCGGTAATCGCCTTCTCCACCAGCCGACGGGCGAAAAAAACCTGACGCGCTTCCTCGACACTCGGGCTTGCCACCACCGCGCCACGATTAGGCCGCAGCAACACCACCCCTTCATGACCGAGGCGCGACAGTGCGCGGCGAATGATGGTGCGACTCACGCCAAAGATTTCACCCAGAGCCTCCTCACTCAACTTGGTACCAGGGGCCAGGCGCTGCTCCAGAATCGCCTCAAAGATATGCGCATAAACAACATCGTCCTGGGTACCGTTGCGCAACGTTTTGGCAATGCGCGGCAGTTTCTTGAGGGTTGGCAACGGTTCGTTCATGAGCGCTCGTGGGCAGTCGGCGATAAAAAGTCTGCGTATTGTACACGGCGAGTTGTGGACCAGGCATTGCGGCACCTGCGCAGGTGCCGCAATGCCTGTTGATCAGCGCGTATTCATTGAAATGTGATCGGGGAGGCGGATGACATATACCTGCGTACCGACGCTGGATTGGCTGACGATATTGGTTCCCCCTAACAGCTTGATTAATTTGCCTTGCTGCCTGGCTGTCTCCAACGCCTGGGCAATCGGTTGACCCGCGTAGTTGCGGATCAGAGGATCGAACATACCGTCGCCCAATGCTGGATCGCGAAATGGGCCGGTTGGCGTCGTCGAAACAGCTGAATCCGCCGAGCGGCGGAGATACAACAGATAGACCTCCTCCTGCCGGGGACGCCGAAAGGCGATGAAATCACGTCCCCCTATCGACAATTGGTTGTGAATCATTTCGTAGCCATTGCGCGTCAGTACATCCGTCATCAAGCCTCTGAGACCTTGAACACCGCCCGGCAGTACGGCCTCGGAGACAGACCTGATCAGCCATTCCACTGTCACGGGATGGTTGGTGGCAAAATCCAGACGTTCAAAGCTGTCCAGCGAGCTTTCATTACCTATGTTCCAGCGCAAGTGGTTATCCGCCTGATT of the Paucimonas lemoignei genome contains:
- the ydfH_4 gene encoding GntR family transcriptional regulator, whose translation is MNEPLPTLKKLPRIAKTLRNGTQDDVVYAHIFEAILEQRLAPGTKLSEEALGEIFGVSRTIIRRALSRLGHEGVVLLRPNRGAVVASPSVEEARQVFFARRLVEKAITELAVEHATAEQLAGLRQMVSEERDSFARGDRGAGIRLSGEFHLQLAVAANNAPLISFQRSLVSQTSLIIAQYESGNRSHCSWDEHNRLIDAIEARDARLAVELMMHHMDHIDSKLNLDDEGASDDLHAVFSHLMLGKKK